The following is a genomic window from Psychrobacter immobilis.
GTAATGGATATGACCCATTTGGGTGTAGAAACCATCATGAAGCGTTTGCCATCGGTATTTGAGATTGGTAAAAACTTCGCTAACGTTGATATCACCAAAGAGCCAATTCCAGTTATTCCAACCATTCACTATATGATGGGCGGTATTCCAACCACTATTCATGGTCAAGTCATTAAGCCTGATCTAGAAGCAGGTACGGATGAAGAAGGTCTATATGCAAAAGGCAACGTGGTTAAAGGTCTTTATGCTATCGGTGAATGTGCTTGTGTCAGTGTTCACGGTGCCAACCGTTTAGGTACCAACTCTTTGCTTGATCTATTAGTATTTGGTCGTGCTGCTGGTAAGCATATCGTTGATGAATTCCATCATGCCGATCATAACTATAAGCCTCTAGATCCACGCGTGCTAGATTATACGGTCGGTCGTTTAGACAAGCTGCAACAGTCGACTGAAGGCTACAATGCCCAAGACGTGGCTGACGAGATTCGTGCAACCATGCAAGCGCATGCGAGTGTGTTCCGTACGCAAGCGATGATGGACGAAGGCGTTGAGAAGATTTTAGCGCTTGGTGACAAGATTGAAAAAATCCATTTGGCCGATAAATCACAAGTATTTAACACAGCGCGCATTGAAGCATTTGAAGTGGCTAACTTGTATGAAGTGGCCAAAGCGACGATGGTATCAGCGGCAATGCGTCACGAAAGCCGCGGTGCTCATAGTGTGTCTGACTATGACCGTCCAGAAGATGATGATTACGCACCAAATGGCCGTAATGACCACGAGTGGATGAAGCATACCTTATGGTATTCTGAAGGCAATCGCATCATTTATAAGCCAGTTCGTAAAGTACCATTAACGGTTGATTATATCGAACCGAAAGTTCGCGTCTATTAATTCTAGACTGCGCAATTTAGCGATACGAATAGCGTAAACGTTTTATTTTTTATTCATTTATTAAAAGGTGACCGCCAGCTACATGCTCATGCCAGCGTGACAATATGATTAGTTGATATTTGATAATTACTGTCAATATGGGCTAATCAATAGCGCTGATATGCTGCAACCTTTGTATGCCCGCCATCACCTACGTGTGGAGTTTAGCATTATGAGCCGAGGTACTCGCACCATCGAAATCTATCGCTACGATCCTGATCTGGACGCAGCGCCGCGCATGCAAACATATACGATTGAGTTGTTAGACTCAGATCGTATGTTGCTTGACGTGTTATTACGCCTGAAAAAGGAAGATGAAACACTGACCTTCCGTCGCTCTTGCCGTGAAGGTATTTGTGGCTCTGATGGCATGAACATCAATGGCAAAAATGGTCTAGCGTGTCTCATTAACATGAACACTCTGCCAGAAAAAGTCACGGTTCGTCCATTACCAGGTCTACCTGTTGTTCGCGATTTGGTTGTTGATATGAACCAATTCTATGAGCAGTATGAGAAAGTACATCCTTACTTGATCAATGACCAGCCAGCACCGCCGACAGAGCGTTTGCAGTCACCTGAACAACGCGAAAAGCTAAACGGTTTGTACGAATGTATTCTATGCGCATGCTGTTCAACCAGCTGCCCATCGTTCTGGTGGAACCCTGATAAATTCTTAGGTCCATCAGCACTACTGCATGCTTATCGCTTCGTGGCTGATAGCCGTGATGGTGATACGCAAGCACGTTTGGCGCGCTTAGATGATCCATTTAGCCTATTCCGTTGCCGCGGTATCATGAACTGTGTATCAGTTTGTCCAAAAGGTTTAAACCCAACCAAAGCAATTGGTCATTTACGTAATATGCTCATTGACCAAGCAGGTTAATCGTTTATAATTGTCTGGTTTTTTTGCAGATAGCGTACGAAAAACACCACCTAATCATTAGGTGGTGTTTTTTATGAGCAATAATCTGAGATTCTTTGATTGTCTTTCAGTTCCAGATAGGGCTTATAGAGAAAGTTATTCGACATGGTTAAAGGTAAGGCTGGGCTATCAATACGTTGGTTGTATGTAAGAAGGCATGATATATACGTCAGCAATCTATATAATTGGTGTTAGAAAAAAGTATTCAGCCAGAGATATTCACCACGTTAAATGTTAGAATAGCGCATTATTTTAATAATTAGTCGTTTTGACGAACCACTATCAGTCGTTAATGTTTAACTTACTGATAAATAAGTATTCAAAACAAGTAATAGACTGGAATAATACATCCAAAATGATAGTAGATATTCATTACCTAAATAGTTAGTATTGAACAAACAAACTATGGCGCGAAACGCTGTCATGCTACTCTATACAGCAACGTATGTTTGCCATAAAAGTAATGATAGCTTGGGAATAACCAGACGTTCCAGCAAGGATAGCCAAATGATAGGCCAACTGAAGGCGTCAATAATTCATCGATCGTTTATCTTTGATGAATTGGTTATGACTAACTTCAGTATATATAAATTAATGTTGTGAGACGAGTCAGATAACAAAACTGGACGTTCACAAATAATTATATTTTTAATATAGGTATTGTAATGGCACTTATTATCACTATTTAGCATCACTGTCTGTCATAAGCAAAAGTACAGATAAGCGTACTTCTTTTATAGTAATAAGTGTGGTTCATAAATCAGTACTGAACAGAATACGATTGAGTTTTTATAGCATTAAGTATTTAGATGTTTCACATACAACAGATTACACAATAATAAGCACGATTCCATTCATTTATCTATCAAATAGACGATTATTATGAATAGTATAACTAAAGAAGCCGCAAGCCTAGGACATACAGAACTGGCTGCTGACAACGCCAGCTATATAGAAGCTCTT
Proteins encoded in this region:
- a CDS encoding succinate dehydrogenase iron-sulfur subunit; amino-acid sequence: MSRGTRTIEIYRYDPDLDAAPRMQTYTIELLDSDRMLLDVLLRLKKEDETLTFRRSCREGICGSDGMNINGKNGLACLINMNTLPEKVTVRPLPGLPVVRDLVVDMNQFYEQYEKVHPYLINDQPAPPTERLQSPEQREKLNGLYECILCACCSTSCPSFWWNPDKFLGPSALLHAYRFVADSRDGDTQARLARLDDPFSLFRCRGIMNCVSVCPKGLNPTKAIGHLRNMLIDQAG